The following proteins are encoded in a genomic region of Herminiimonas arsenicoxydans:
- a CDS encoding conserved hypothetical protein (Evidence 4 : Homologs of previously reported genes of unknown function): MNVIYNSEQYSVVEFGVDDDCDALRFGGYEIMDKPAKREIFIAGALAELFRRDVKDLIVTEPSIEEIDDFLGNYGSFMSQPVTFH, encoded by the coding sequence ATGAACGTGATCTATAACAGTGAGCAGTACAGCGTGGTGGAATTCGGCGTCGATGACGACTGCGATGCGCTGCGCTTCGGCGGCTATGAAATCATGGACAAACCGGCAAAACGCGAAATATTCATTGCCGGTGCACTGGCGGAATTATTCCGCCGGGACGTAAAGGATTTGATTGTGACCGAGCCCAGCATAGAGGAAATCGACGACTTTCTCGGCAACTACGGTTCATTCATGAGCCAGCCTGTCACCTTCCACTAA
- a CDS encoding Hypothetical protein, putative GTPase (Evidence 5 : No homology to any previously reported sequences) — translation MTTLTSLVTGGGARKRETLILGHLASNQKTAIILEGLPDGSSELDAQTGNSLLTIVRIAPGCMCCTGNMIMRVHLNRILRSKPARLYISVANSEHIEQLRLFLAQPPYDTLLTLTDDIAVAT, via the coding sequence ATGACGACTCTGACGTCGCTGGTAACAGGCGGCGGAGCCCGCAAACGCGAAACTCTCATCCTCGGCCACCTCGCTTCAAACCAGAAAACCGCGATCATCCTGGAAGGCCTGCCCGACGGCAGCAGCGAACTGGATGCTCAGACAGGCAACTCCCTCCTGACTATCGTGCGTATTGCCCCCGGCTGCATGTGCTGCACCGGCAACATGATCATGCGCGTACACCTGAACCGCATCTTGCGCAGCAAACCTGCGCGCCTGTATATCAGCGTCGCCAACAGCGAACACATAGAACAATTGCGCCTCTTCCTCGCGCAGCCACCGTACGACACGCTGCTCACGCTCACAGACGATATTGCCGTCGCTACATAA